A single genomic interval of Rhodopseudomonas palustris harbors:
- a CDS encoding FMN-binding glutamate synthase family protein, translated as METLLLPLSPRYIVLTISAVLTTLLATLAAFDVDTPMFGVVLVPLLVFGALTLLGIHDLLQTSHAVLRNYPIAAHLRFLLEEMRPEMRQYFFESEKDGKPFSRDTRALIYQRAKMELDKRPFGTQKDVYGDGYEWMHHSVAPRPHADEPFRITIGGPDCAKPYSASVFNISAMSYGALSPNAIRALNAGAKKGGFAHDTGEGGVSPYHREHGGDLIWEIGSGYFGCRTRDGRFDPEAFARVAADDQIKMVELKVSQGAKPGHGGVLPMAKISEEIAQIRGVGMDEDCVSPPYHKAFSTPIEMMRFIAEMRRLAGGKPTGFKLCVGHPWEFLAICKAMLVTGIYPDFIVVDGKEGGTGAAPLEFMDHLGMPMRDGISFVHNALIGIGARDRIKLGAAGKIATGFDVARAMALGADWCNSARGFMFALGCIQSLSCHTDRCPTGVTTQEPSRYRALVVPHKLERVYNYHRATLQALAELVAAAGLDHPRDIRPYHFSQRTSPSDVVSLAQLYPALRPGELLEGTDDPRFKQAWEMAQAESFVPLV; from the coding sequence ATGGAAACGCTGCTGCTTCCGCTCTCGCCGCGCTACATCGTTCTCACTATCAGCGCCGTACTCACCACGCTCCTCGCCACACTCGCGGCATTTGATGTGGACACGCCGATGTTCGGCGTGGTGCTGGTGCCGCTGCTGGTGTTCGGCGCGCTGACGCTGCTTGGTATTCACGACCTCTTGCAAACCAGTCACGCGGTGCTGCGCAACTATCCGATCGCGGCGCATCTGCGCTTCCTGCTCGAAGAGATGCGCCCGGAGATGCGGCAGTACTTCTTCGAAAGCGAGAAGGACGGCAAGCCGTTCAGCCGCGACACCCGCGCGCTGATCTATCAGCGCGCCAAGATGGAACTCGATAAGCGTCCATTCGGGACCCAGAAGGATGTCTATGGCGATGGCTACGAGTGGATGCACCATTCGGTGGCGCCGCGGCCGCACGCCGATGAACCGTTCCGGATCACAATCGGCGGGCCGGATTGCGCCAAACCGTATTCAGCATCGGTGTTCAACATCTCGGCGATGAGCTACGGCGCGCTGAGCCCGAACGCGATCCGTGCGCTCAATGCCGGCGCCAAGAAAGGCGGCTTCGCGCACGACACCGGCGAAGGCGGCGTTAGCCCGTATCACCGCGAGCACGGCGGCGACCTGATCTGGGAGATCGGCTCCGGTTACTTCGGCTGCCGTACCCGCGACGGAAGGTTCGATCCCGAGGCGTTCGCCCGCGTCGCGGCGGACGACCAGATCAAGATGGTCGAGCTGAAGGTCAGCCAGGGCGCCAAGCCGGGCCATGGCGGCGTGCTCCCAATGGCCAAGATCTCAGAAGAGATCGCGCAGATCCGCGGCGTCGGCATGGACGAAGACTGTGTCTCGCCGCCGTATCACAAGGCGTTCTCGACACCGATCGAGATGATGCGGTTCATCGCCGAGATGCGCCGCCTCGCCGGCGGCAAGCCAACCGGCTTCAAGCTCTGCGTCGGCCATCCCTGGGAATTTCTGGCGATCTGCAAGGCGATGCTCGTCACCGGGATCTATCCGGATTTCATCGTGGTCGACGGCAAGGAAGGCGGCACCGGCGCCGCGCCGCTCGAGTTCATGGACCACCTCGGCATGCCGATGCGCGACGGCATCAGCTTCGTACACAACGCGCTGATCGGGATCGGCGCCCGCGACCGCATCAAGCTCGGCGCCGCCGGCAAGATCGCCACCGGCTTCGATGTCGCCCGCGCCATGGCGCTCGGCGCCGACTGGTGCAACTCGGCGCGCGGCTTCATGTTCGCGCTCGGCTGCATACAGTCGCTGAGCTGCCACACCGACCGTTGCCCGACCGGCGTGACCACACAGGAGCCGTCGCGCTACCGCGCGCTGGTGGTGCCGCACAAGCTGGAGCGGGTTTACAACTATCACCGCGCGACACTCCAGGCACTCGCCGAGCTGGTGGCCGCCGCCGGGCTCGACCATCCACGCGACATCCGCCCGTATCACTTCTCGCAGCGCACTTCGCCATCGGATGTCGTTTCTCTGGCGCAGCTCTACCCAGCGCTACGCCCGGGAGAACTGTTGGAAGGAACCGACGATCCCCGCTTCAAGCAGGCCTGGGAGATGGCCCAAGCGGAGAGCTTTGTGCCACTCGTTTAA